A window of Marinobacter sp. es.042 genomic DNA:
TCCTCGCAACGTTCTGGCCGCCGCAGAACAGCATATCCCGCCCGGCGGGCAGCTCGGCATGATCGACTTCCGGGAACAGTTCCTGCTGTTTTCCAAACGCGACTTTACCCATTTCAGCTTCTTTACCGGTCGGGAACAGGAAAATCGCAATGCCTGGTTGTGGATGAGCGAAACCGAGGACAGCTATCTCCTCGTCGCCGATCAGATTGAGTTACCCTGCTTCACCAAAGAGGGTGCCATTCCCGTGGGCACGGCCCACCGGGACAGCTACCTATTATTGACTGATGAACAAATGAACCCCAGCTGCGCACCACCAGACAAGGTCAAACGGTTTACCACGCCTGAGCCCGGCAGTTGGCAGGATTGAGCTGGCGAGGGATTAAGAGAAGAAGAAACGATGAAAAAGCATGAAATTAAAGCCCGTCGGGAAGAAAACCGTGTTGATTCCGTGAAAATCGTACGATCCCCCTCGAATGCGCACGAATGGGTCATACTTTTTAAGGATATTGAAGGAAAGACCTTTTTCCTGATATCCGACGACGATCATGTTTGCAGCTACGCAAACCTGGATGCGACCGTCGAGGCACTCGACGCTCTGGGATTTGCCCGTGCCGAAGTGCTGTTCTGACAGGCCCTACCTGGTTTTGGGCAAAGTCACAGAAACCTGCAGGCCCTGACCTCCCGGGCCAGCATCCAGCCTGATATCGCCACCCATCCCCCGAATCAGGGTACGGGCAATAGCCAGGCCCAGGCCTGCGCCACCGGTTTCGCGGCTGCGTGAGTGTTCCAGCCGATAGAAGGGTTCAAAAACCCGTTCCCGGTCCGCCTCCAGAATACCCGGCCCCTGATCAACAATCGTGACAACCGCTTCTGTGTCTGTGGTTGCCAGTGTTACTTCCGCCTGCTCGCCATAATTAACCGCGTTCTCAATCAAATTACGCAGGGCACGTTTGACGGCTTCGGGCTGCCCCTGGAGTACACATCTCGGGCTGTCATCACAGTGCACCGCCAAGCCCATTTCCTGGAGATCACCACACAGGCTGTCCAGCAGGGTCGCCAGATCATAGCGACGGTGCTGTTCGGTGGTGGTGCCCCGGATGAAATCGAGGGTGGCTTCGGCAAGATGCTGCATTTCCCTGAGGGAATCGAGAAGACGGTCCCTGTCCTCACCTTCCGGCAGCATTTCCACTCGGAGCCGCATGGAGGTAATGGGTGTCCTGAGGTCGTGAGCGAGAGCCGCCAGCAGCCTTGCCCGGTCTTCCTGGGCGCGGCCAACCTGATCCTGCATCTGGTTGAAGGCGCGGGTAACCTCACGAACATCCTCCGGTCCCTTTTCAGGAATCCGGACTTTCTCCCCCCGCCCGAACGCGTGGGCCGCCTGGCTCAACTCGTTCATTGGCCGCAGTATTCGACGGACCGCCAGCAATAAGGTCAGCGTGAGCAGCACTGCGGTAATACCAACGCTGGTGAGCGTCGCCTTTAGCCACAGCCAGGAGGGCGCCGGTGGCCGGGCCCGGGCATTGAACCACTGGCCGGAAGACAGCGCCAGGGAAACACCCAGCACCGGCGGGCATTCGTGCCGTTCATCGTGATGGTCGTCATCATCACGGTGTTCTTCATACTCGTGGTGTTCATCATCCTCATCGTCATGCCGTTCACGGTCCCGATGATCATCGCGATCCCGCAGGCAGTCGTCTCCATCAGCCTCCATGGCCGTTCGAACCTGCGCCATGGGCAGACCCAGCTCCTCGGCCAGCCTGCGCCTCATGTCGGAGGACTGATCCTCGGTCAGATAGGGCGCGGGATCAATGGAAAGCCGCAGGGTCGGGCTGGAGAGTGCCCGGAGGATGCGCTCCTGCCGTTCCGGATCGGTAGTATCGGCCAGGGTATAGCCATCGGCCACCCGCTGGAGGACGTGTTCCAGACTGGCACTGCGCAACGCTCCCTGGCGCTCACCCGCCAGAATAACGATGGTGATAACCTGGGCCACCAGCAGCACCAGAATCAATAACAGCGCCAGCTGCCCACCGGCGCGCCGTGGCCACAGTCTCATTGTTCAGCCCCTTCGACCGCAGCAATCCACTGGTAGCCACCGCCCCAGATTGTCTTGATCAGCCTGGGGCTGCGGGCATCCGGGTCGATCTTTCGGCGCAGGCGGCTGACATGATTATCAATGCTGCGATCGAAAGCATCCGCCTCTCTGCCGAGGGTCAGGTCCATCAGCTGATCACGGGACAACACGCGGCCGGCGTGCTCAAGGAAGGCGAGCAGAAGCTTGTACTCGGCGGTACTCAACGACACCTCGACACCTTCCGGATCGATGAGTTGATGGCGGTCGACGTCCAGCGTCCAGCCCTCGAACGTCAGGGACTGCCCGGCCATGGGGCTGCGTTGCGGTGGCAGCGCTGTGGTACGGCGCAGAACTGCTTTTATGCGGGCCAACAACTCCCGGGGGTTAAAGGGTTTGGTGAGGTAATCGTCGGCGCCCATTTCGAGGCCGACAATGCGATCGGTTTCCTCGCTCATGGCTGTAAGCAGAATAACAGGCAACTCGGTGTGCTCACGAAGGTAACGGCAGAGCGTGAGGCCATCGTCCCCGGGCATCATGATGTCCAGCACAACCAGGTCGACGGAGTGCTGTCGCAACTGTCGCTTCATGGCATCGCCGCCATCTGCCAGCAGCACGCGCAGGCCATGCTCCTGAAGATAGCGGCCGACCAGATCTCGAATGTCCCGGTGGTCATCGACGACCAGGATGGTGGGAGAGTCGCTCACTCGTTACTCCGTTGATTACCGTCTGCCCTGATTATAGGGGAGTCGACTTCCCGCTTGGGCGCGATCTTGTCAAAAACCGTCGCAAATCCTTGCCTTGCGACAAGTTGCGACAAAGTCGGTGGGTCACCGAGACAATTCTGCGACGTTTCCTTGGTGAAATAGATCCTGTCAAACGAGGGCATTCCCGATAAGGACTTAACCAACCAAGGAGTTCAACCATGAAGAAAACCACCACCATTGCCGCCATCTCTGCCGCTGCCCTGCTCAACACGGCGCCCCTGCTGGCATCGGCCGATGACGACTACTGGGAAGAAGACCGCTATGAACATCGCGGTGACGGCAAGCACATGCGCGCCAGCCTCAAGCAGTACAGCACCGACGAGATGCGCATTATGGCCTATGGCCAGGCACTCAGGCGCTTTGGTCCGGGCGTGAAGGTGTCCGTTGACGAAACTCCGGATGGCACCTACCGGGTACAACTGCGGGATGCCGAGCAGAACCTGATCCGGGAGCAGGAATTCAACCAGTACGGCGCTCCGGTTCGCGGCGGCCGCCGGGACTGATTGCCAGCTGACAGCGCGGGGCCCGGAAGGTGCTCCGCCAACCCCTGATCAAGGAGAATCGCGATGACACTGATGGACGCTGACAACCGCTATGGTGCCGTTTCCCGGGCTGTGCACTGGATAATGGCGGTTATGTTGCTGGTAATGCTTGCCAGCGAAGTCTGGTTTGAAGCCCTGGAGCACACACTCTCTGA
This region includes:
- a CDS encoding sensor histidine kinase, which encodes MRLWPRRAGGQLALLLILVLLVAQVITIVILAGERQGALRSASLEHVLQRVADGYTLADTTDPERQERILRALSSPTLRLSIDPAPYLTEDQSSDMRRRLAEELGLPMAQVRTAMEADGDDCLRDRDDHRDRERHDDEDDEHHEYEEHRDDDDHHDERHECPPVLGVSLALSSGQWFNARARPPAPSWLWLKATLTSVGITAVLLTLTLLLAVRRILRPMNELSQAAHAFGRGEKVRIPEKGPEDVREVTRAFNQMQDQVGRAQEDRARLLAALAHDLRTPITSMRLRVEMLPEGEDRDRLLDSLREMQHLAEATLDFIRGTTTEQHRRYDLATLLDSLCGDLQEMGLAVHCDDSPRCVLQGQPEAVKRALRNLIENAVNYGEQAEVTLATTDTEAVVTIVDQGPGILEADRERVFEPFYRLEHSRSRETGGAGLGLAIARTLIRGMGGDIRLDAGPGGQGLQVSVTLPKTR
- a CDS encoding response regulator; the encoded protein is MSDSPTILVVDDHRDIRDLVGRYLQEHGLRVLLADGGDAMKRQLRQHSVDLVVLDIMMPGDDGLTLCRYLREHTELPVILLTAMSEETDRIVGLEMGADDYLTKPFNPRELLARIKAVLRRTTALPPQRSPMAGQSLTFEGWTLDVDRHQLIDPEGVEVSLSTAEYKLLLAFLEHAGRVLSRDQLMDLTLGREADAFDRSIDNHVSRLRRKIDPDARSPRLIKTIWGGGYQWIAAVEGAEQ